Proteins found in one Salarias fasciatus unplaced genomic scaffold, fSalaFa1.1, whole genome shotgun sequence genomic segment:
- the LOC115384644 gene encoding interaptin-like: protein MQRVQLEQDRLNLDQMADRMKKDKQDMEVLMDDIHKQTVLMEQEKEEIKDQKDQMEKTRSELQTKTEHVNSLLDEINREKATLKELSLQVQSERQRLDAVVKEIFLKEKALDDQLREASRQTQELQTMKNKMLAERDELQTLRNNVAWKNQEAEAAQKAINEEKEELSQKKSDIDQEIQKLRNDRDQLEEQGAELQRRENQVRNEMQSVQTMILTLQRLGKKTLEDVKKKMDNLNQDMDKTLRLQNELEQQIADADGKKILVENYNEIIKSLWEDLANVSSRILTEGDDATSQRTQQVDLEKQDLEMQRVQLEQDRLNLDQMADRMKKDKQDMEVLMDDIHKQTVLMEQEKEEIKDQKDQMEKTRSELQTKTEHVNSLLDEINREKATLKELSLQVQSERQRLDAVVKEIFLKEKALDDQLREASRQTQELQTMKNKMLAERDELQTLRNNVAWKNQEAEAAQKAINEEKEELSQKKSDIDQEIQKLLNDRDQLEEQGAELQRRENQVRNEMQSVQTMILTLQRLGKKTLEDVKKKMDNLNQDMDKTLRLQNELEQQIADADGKKILVENYNEIIKSLWEDLANVSSRILTEGDDATSQRTQQVDLEKQDLEMQRVQLEQDRLNLDQMADRMKKDKQDMEVLMDDIHKQTVLMEQEKEEIKEEKDQMEKTRSELQTKTEHVNSLLDEINREKATLKELSLQVQSERQRLDAVVKEIFLKEKALDDQLREASRQTQELQTMKNKMLAERDELQTLRNNVAWKNQEAEAAQKAINEEKEELSQKKSDIDQEIQKLLNDRDQLEEQGAELQRRENQVRNEMQSVQTMILTLQRLGKKTLEDVKKKMDNLNQDMDKTLRLQNELEQQIADADGKKILVENYNEIIKSLWEDLANVSSRILTEGDDATSQRTQQVDLEKQDLEMQRVQLEQDRLNLDQMADRMKKDKQDMEVLMDDIHKQTVLMEQEKEEIKDQKDQMEKTRSELQQRQNMSTVCWMRSTGRKLPSRSCPSRFNQNDKDLMLW, encoded by the coding sequence ATGCAAAGAGTACAGCTTGAACAAGacagactaaatctggatcaaatggctgacaggatgaagaaagacaaacaggacatggaggtactgatggatgacatccacaagcaaactgtcttgatggaacaagagaaagaagagatcaaagatcaaaaggaccagatggaaaagacaagaagtgagctccaaacaaagacagaacatgtCAACAGTTTGTTGGATGAGATCAACAGGGAGAAAGCTACCCTCAAGGagctgtccctccaggttcaATCAGAACGACAAAGACTTGATGCTGTGGTGAAGGagattttcttgaaagaaaaagcgCTGGATGATCAGCTCAGGGAGGCCAGCAGACAGACCCAAGAGCTGCAAACCATGAAGAACAAGATGCTTGCAGAAAGAGATGAACTCCAAACTCTGAGGAACAATGTTGCCTGGAAGAACCAAGAGGCGGAAGCTGCCCAGAAAGCCatcaatgaagagaaagaagagctgagccagaagaaatctgacattgatcaagaaatacaaaagcttcGGAATGACAGAGACCAACTGGAAGAACaaggagctgagctccagaggagagagaatcaagtcaggaatgaaatgcagtcagtCCAGACGATGATATTGACACTTCAGCGTCTGGGCAAGAAGACATtggaggatgtgaagaagaaaatggacaATTTGAACCAGGACATGGACAAAACTTTACGTTTGCAGAATGAATTGGAACAACAGATCGCAGATGCTGATGGCAAGAAAATACTTGTGGAGAACTACAATGAAATCATAAAGAGCCTCTGGGAAGATTTGGCAAATGTCTCCTCAAGGATTTTGACCGAAGGAGACGATGCAACCAGTCAAAGGACACAACAGGTTGACTTGGAAAAGCAAGATCTAGAGATGCAAAGAGTACAGCTTGAACAAGacagactaaatctggatcaaatggctgacaggatgaagaaagacaaacaggacatggaggtactgatggatgacatccacaagcaaactgtcttgatggaacaagagaaagaagagatcaaagatcaaaaggaccagatggaaaagacaagaagtgagctccaaacaaagacagaacatgtCAACAGTTTGTTGGATGAGATCAACAGGGAGAAAGCTACCCTCAAGGagctgtccctccaggttcaATCAGAACGACAAAGACTTGATGCTGTGGTGAAGGagattttcttgaaagaaaaagcgCTGGATGATCAGCTCAGGGAGGCCAGCAGACAGACCCAAGAGCTGCAAACCATGAAGAACAAGATGCTTGCAGAAAGAGATGAACTCCAAACTCTGAGGAACAATGTTGCCTGGAAGAACCAAGAGGCGGAAGCTGCCCAGAAAGCCatcaatgaagagaaagaagagctgagccagaagaaatctgacattgatcaagaaatacaaaagcttctgaatgacagagaccaactggaagaacaaggagctgagctccagaggagagagaatcaagtcaggaatgaaatgcagtcagtCCAGACGATGATATTGACACTTCAGCGTCTGGGCAAGAAGACATtggaggatgtgaagaagaaaatggacaATTTGAACCAGGACATGGACAAAACTTTACGTTTGCAGAATGAATTGGAACAACAGATCGCAGATGCTGATGGCAAGAAAATACTTGTGGAGAACTACAATGAAATCATAAAGAGCCTCTGGGAAGATTTGGCAAATGTCTCCTCAAGGATTTTGACCGAAGGAGACGATGCAACCAGTCAAAGGACACAACAGGTTGACTTGGAAAAGCAAGATCTAGAGATGCAAAGAGTACAGCTTGAACAAGacagactaaatctggatcaaatggctgacaggatgaagaaagacaaacaggacatggaggtactgatggatgacatccacaagcaaactgtcttgatggaacaagagaaagaagagatcaaagaggaaaaggaccagatggaaaagacaagaagtgagctccaaacaaagacagaacatgtCAACAGTTTGTTGGATGAGATCAACAGGGAGAAAGCTACCCTCAAGGagctgtccctccaggttcaATCAGAACGACAAAGACTTGATGCTGTGGTGAAGGagattttcttgaaagaaaaagcgCTGGATGATCAGCTCAGGGAGGCCAGCAGACAGACCCAAGAGCTGCAAACCATGAAGAACAAGATGCTTGCAGAAAGAGATGAACTCCAAACTCTGAGGAACAATGTTGCCTGGAAGAACCAAGAGGCGGAAGCTGCCCAGAAAGCCatcaatgaagagaaagaagagctgagccagaagaaatctgacattgatcaagaaatacaaaagcttctgaatgacagagaccaactggaagaacaaggagctgagctccagaggagagagaatcaagtcaggaatgaaatgcagtcagtCCAGACGATGATATTGACACTTCAGCGTCTGGGCAAGAAGACATtggaggatgtgaagaagaaaatggacaATTTGAACCAGGACATGGACAAAACTTTACGTTTGCAGAATGAATTGGAACAACAGATCGCAGATGCTGATGGCAAGAAAATACTTGTGGAGAACTACAATGAAATCATAAAGAGCCTCTGGGAAGATTTGGCAAATGTCTCCTCAAGGATTTTGACCGAAGGAGACGATGCAACCAGTCAAAGGACACAACAGGTTGACTTGGAAAAGCAAGATCTAGAGATGCAAAGAGTACAGCTTGAACAAGacagactaaatctggatcaaatggctgacaggatgaagaaagacaaacaggacatggaggtactgatggatgacatccacaagcaaactgtcttgatggaacaagagaaagaagagatcaaagatcaaaaggaccagatggaaaagacaagaagtgagctccaacaaagacagaacatgtCAACAGTTTGTTGGATGAGATCAACAGGGAGAAAGCTACCCTCAAGGagctgtccctccaggttcaATCAGAACGACAAAGACTTGATGCTGTGGTGA
- the LOC115384645 gene encoding interaptin-like → MKNKMLAERDELQTLRNNVAWKNQEAEAAQKAINEEKEELSQKKSDIDQEIQKLLNDRDQLEEQGAELQRRENQVRNEMQSVQTMILTLQRLGKKTLEDVKKKMDNLNQDMDKTLRLQNELEQQIADADGKKILVENYNEIIKSLWEDLANVSSRILTEGDDATSQRTQQVDLEKQDLEMQRVQLEQDKLNLDQMADRMKKDKQDMEVLVDDIHKQTVILVEENNESENLLTMDVVLSDDIRQHSVSAIEENEPCFENDNAPDDERKVLSSKTGRMEIQPHPLTPTHDLQPTMINFLGCFTSNVKQLHQKINQILNVSEDIVKERSESMSHLMSRFASVLNLMEKLTFEINCCHDVIKQQKSDIERRQCDKAIQTDVVVTDLFPSPGVEKHSSDRLERKLQFFDRQQQSLLLVSENKKLEDALKFQASQTSAEDEASDQDMSKRHLLRKMWKNTNMERQEINQMKSRGLEMRNNLEERLKVINHSVRRTLLHKENTVGGKSSLDEIPHKDIEQGHKQPSEKYSELQQLKLILLSDIEKLHIREKLSRTITTCDQANQTVLGDISMTSTRAEQAQSLTSDPISREEIRAEDSAEGTAAGFLCQLCNYCCSTCCKQRHLKK, encoded by the coding sequence ATGAAGAACAAGATGCTTGCAGAAAGAGATGAACTCCAAACTCTGAGGAACAATGTTGCCTGGAAGAACCAAGAGGCGGAAGCTGCCCAGAAAGCCatcaatgaagagaaagaagagctgagccagaagaaatctgacattgatcaagaaatacaaaagcttctgaatgacagagaccaactggaagaacaaggagctgagctccagaggagagagaatcaagtcaggaatgaaatgcagtcagtCCAGACGATGATATTGACACTTCAGCGTCTGGGCAAGAAGACATtggaggatgtgaagaagaaaatggacaATTTGAACCAGGACATGGACAAAACTTTACGTTTGCAGAATGAATTGGAACAACAGATCGCAGATGCTGATGGCAAGAAAATACTTGTGGAGAACTACAATGAAATCATAAAGAGCCTCTGGGAAGATTTGGCAAATGTCTCCTCAAGGATTTTGACCGAAGGAGACGATGCAACCAGTCAAAGGACACAACAGGTTGACTTGGAAAAGCAAGATCTTGAGATGCAAAGAGTACAGCTTGAACAAGACAAACTAAATCTGGATCAAATGgctgacaggatgaagaaagacaaacaggacatgGAGGTACTGGTGGATGACATCCACAAGCAAACGGTCATCCTTGTTGAGGAAAACAATGAGTCTGAAAATCTTTTAACAATGGATGTTGTCCTGAGCGATGACATTCGTCAACATTCTGTTTCTGCCATCGAAGAAAATGAgccatgttttgaaaatgacaacGCTCCTGATGATGAGCGCAAAGTTTTGTCCTCCAAAACTGGGAGGATGGAAATACAGCCCCATCCCTTGACACCTACACATGACCTGCAGCCAACTATGATAAACTTCCTTGGTTGTTTTACATCTAATGTGAAACAGTTacatcaaaaaataaatcaaatcctCAATGTAAGTGAGGACATTGTCAAAGAGAGAAGTGAATCAATGTCTCACCTCATGTCAAGGTTTGCGTCGGTGCTCAATCTAATGGAAAAGCtaacatttgaaataaattgtTGTCATGATGTCATCAAACAACAAAAGAGTGATATTGAGAGAAGACAATGTGACAAAGCCATACAGACTGATGTTGTGGTGACAGACTTGTTTCCCAGTCCAGGTGTTGAAAAACACAGTTCAGATCGTCTGGAACGCAAGCTTCAGTTTTTTGATCGTCAACAGCAGAGTCTTCTTTTAgtatcagaaaataaaaaattggaAGATGCACTGAAATTTCAAGCATCCCAGACATCAGCAGAAGATGAAGCTTCAGATCAAGACATGTCGAAGAGGCATCTCTTACGCAAAATGTGGAAGAACACCAACATGGAGCGACAGGAGATCAAccagatgaagagcagaggccTGGAAATGAGAAACAACTTGGAGGAACGACTGAAGGTGATCAATCATTCTGTTCGGAGAACCTTATTACATAAAGAAAATACAGTCGGGGGAAAATCAAGCCTGGACGAAATTCCACACAAAGACATAGAACAAGGTCACAAGCAACCcagtgaaaaatacagtgagctccagcagctcaaaCTCATTTTGCTCAGTGACATCGAGAAACTCCACATCAGGGAAAAACTGTCTCGGACAATAACAACATGCGACCAAGCTAATCAAACTGTGCTGGGTGATATCAGCATGACAAGTACAAGAGCAGAGCAAGCCCAGagcttgacctctgaccccatcagcagagaggagatcAGGGCAGAAGACAGTGCTGAAGGGACAGCTGCTGGTTTCCTCTGTCAGCTCTGCAATTActgctgctctacctgctgcaAGCAACGACACCTGAAGAAGTGA